The following proteins are encoded in a genomic region of Dioscorea cayenensis subsp. rotundata cultivar TDr96_F1 chromosome 8, TDr96_F1_v2_PseudoChromosome.rev07_lg8_w22 25.fasta, whole genome shotgun sequence:
- the LOC120267454 gene encoding alpha-1,6-mannosyl-glycoprotein 2-beta-N-acetylglucosaminyltransferase isoform X2 — protein sequence MLSFRVEGEEAPLVLEQEEVLLDSKFKPEFPNQTVLSISLEERNKLPPRNLNLFPNLAKDHIKIVLYVHNRPQYLKVVVQSLSAVEGIGETLLVVSHDGYYREMDEIVQGIKFCQVKQIFAPYSPHLFPDSFPGVAPGDCHDKENAAEKKCNGNPDQYGNHRSPKIVSLKHHWWWMMNTVWDGLPETKGYTGHILFIEEDHYVLPNAYRNIQLLTRMKPWKCPDCYAANLAPSDVNSKGEGWETLIAEKMGNVGYAWNRTVWRKIHAQAKNFCTFDDYNWDITMWATIFPSWGTTVYSLRGPRRSAAHFGKCGLHQGQDSRNACIDNGVVSVDVDDADKIPNINSNWPLHVVKKQGGYQAGFKGWGGWGDERDQKLCLSFAHMYHFVEAPSI from the coding sequence ATGCTTTCCTTTCGAGTAGAAGGAGAAGAGGCGCCACTTGTCTTGGAACAAGAAGAGGTGTTGCTTGATTCAAAGTTCAAGCCCGAGTTCCCTAACCAGACAGTCTTGTCCATCTCATTGGAAGAACGAAATAAACTGCCTCCAAGGAACTTAAACCTGTTCCCTAATTTAGCAAAGGATCATATCAAGATTGTCTTGTATGTGCACAACCGCCCACAGTATCTCAAAGTTGTGGTTCAGAGTTTGTCCGCTGTGGAAGGGATTGGAGAAACATTGCTGGTTGTTAGTCATGATGGATATTACAGGGAGATGGATGAGATTGTTCAAGGTATCAAGTTCTGTCAGGTGAAGCAAATCTTTGCACCATATTCGCCGCATCTTTTTCCAGACAGCTTCCCTGGTGTTGCGCCTGGAGATTGCCATGATAAAGAGAATGCAGCTGAGAAAAAGTGTAATGGTAATCCTGATCAGTATGGAAATCACCGGTCTCCAAAGATTGTTTCTTTGAAGCATCATTGGTGGTGGATGATGAATACTGTATGGGATGGTCTGCCAGAGACCAAAGGTTACACTGGTCACATTCTTTTCATTGAGGAGGACCATTATGTTCTTCCAAATGCCTATCGGAATATTCAACTCCTAACCAGGATGAAGCCTTGGAAATGTCCTGATTGTTATGCTGCAAACTTGGCGCCATCTGATGTGAACTCAAAGGGAGAAGGATGGGAGACCTTGATTGCTGAGAAAATGGGCAATGTTGGTTATGCCTGGAATAGGACTGTGTGGAGGAAGATCCATGCACAAGCCAAGAACTTTTGCACATTTGATGATTATAATTGGGACATAACCATGTGGGCAACTATTTTCCCCTCCTGGGGAACCACAGTTTATAGTCTAAGGGGACCGAGGAGAAGTGCTGCCCATTTTGGCAAGTGCGGACTGCATCAGGGCCAAGACTCACGGAATGCTTGCATCGATAATGGTGTGGTGagtgttgatgtggatgatgcCGATAAAATTCCAAACATCAATTCAAATTGGCCCCTTCATGTGGTCAAGAAGCAAGGTGGCTATCAAGCAGGATTTAAAGGTTGGGGTGGGTGGGGCGATGAGCGGGATCAAAAGCTTTGCTTGAGTTTTGCGCACATGTATCATTTTGTAGAGGCACCATCTATTTGA
- the LOC120267454 gene encoding alpha-1,6-mannosyl-glycoprotein 2-beta-N-acetylglucosaminyltransferase isoform X1, whose translation MAFNKRSRLKDAGLRRLLPLLLSVLLVALILIALSGKRMLSFRVEGEEAPLVLEQEEVLLDSKFKPEFPNQTVLSISLEERNKLPPRNLNLFPNLAKDHIKIVLYVHNRPQYLKVVVQSLSAVEGIGETLLVVSHDGYYREMDEIVQGIKFCQVKQIFAPYSPHLFPDSFPGVAPGDCHDKENAAEKKCNGNPDQYGNHRSPKIVSLKHHWWWMMNTVWDGLPETKGYTGHILFIEEDHYVLPNAYRNIQLLTRMKPWKCPDCYAANLAPSDVNSKGEGWETLIAEKMGNVGYAWNRTVWRKIHAQAKNFCTFDDYNWDITMWATIFPSWGTTVYSLRGPRRSAAHFGKCGLHQGQDSRNACIDNGVVSVDVDDADKIPNINSNWPLHVVKKQGGYQAGFKGWGGWGDERDQKLCLSFAHMYHFVEAPSI comes from the coding sequence ATGGCTTTTAACAAGAGATCTCGATTGAAGGATGCTGGGCTGCGGCGACTGCTTCCCTTGCTCCTCTCGGTCCTGCTGGTGGCTCTTATCCTGATTGCCCTGTCTGGCAAGCGCATGCTTTCCTTTCGAGTAGAAGGAGAAGAGGCGCCACTTGTCTTGGAACAAGAAGAGGTGTTGCTTGATTCAAAGTTCAAGCCCGAGTTCCCTAACCAGACAGTCTTGTCCATCTCATTGGAAGAACGAAATAAACTGCCTCCAAGGAACTTAAACCTGTTCCCTAATTTAGCAAAGGATCATATCAAGATTGTCTTGTATGTGCACAACCGCCCACAGTATCTCAAAGTTGTGGTTCAGAGTTTGTCCGCTGTGGAAGGGATTGGAGAAACATTGCTGGTTGTTAGTCATGATGGATATTACAGGGAGATGGATGAGATTGTTCAAGGTATCAAGTTCTGTCAGGTGAAGCAAATCTTTGCACCATATTCGCCGCATCTTTTTCCAGACAGCTTCCCTGGTGTTGCGCCTGGAGATTGCCATGATAAAGAGAATGCAGCTGAGAAAAAGTGTAATGGTAATCCTGATCAGTATGGAAATCACCGGTCTCCAAAGATTGTTTCTTTGAAGCATCATTGGTGGTGGATGATGAATACTGTATGGGATGGTCTGCCAGAGACCAAAGGTTACACTGGTCACATTCTTTTCATTGAGGAGGACCATTATGTTCTTCCAAATGCCTATCGGAATATTCAACTCCTAACCAGGATGAAGCCTTGGAAATGTCCTGATTGTTATGCTGCAAACTTGGCGCCATCTGATGTGAACTCAAAGGGAGAAGGATGGGAGACCTTGATTGCTGAGAAAATGGGCAATGTTGGTTATGCCTGGAATAGGACTGTGTGGAGGAAGATCCATGCACAAGCCAAGAACTTTTGCACATTTGATGATTATAATTGGGACATAACCATGTGGGCAACTATTTTCCCCTCCTGGGGAACCACAGTTTATAGTCTAAGGGGACCGAGGAGAAGTGCTGCCCATTTTGGCAAGTGCGGACTGCATCAGGGCCAAGACTCACGGAATGCTTGCATCGATAATGGTGTGGTGagtgttgatgtggatgatgcCGATAAAATTCCAAACATCAATTCAAATTGGCCCCTTCATGTGGTCAAGAAGCAAGGTGGCTATCAAGCAGGATTTAAAGGTTGGGGTGGGTGGGGCGATGAGCGGGATCAAAAGCTTTGCTTGAGTTTTGCGCACATGTATCATTTTGTAGAGGCACCATCTATTTGA
- the LOC120266470 gene encoding uncharacterized protein LOC120266470 isoform X2 has product MDPSLSQSAPSVEEHEWDSEDFVIPSLSIEDSDFINNNVPVVRDPKVPPQIIKEEEKIYLGPHGAPPSQTKQPELPTATGYKQKLKHRVKVADRKFRGTGRENKVETLRELVGSKVSNSYSTGTMSKGSPRDWLDPHCHESQFDKYSR; this is encoded by the exons ATGGATCCGTCTCTGAGCCAATCCGCTCCATCTGTCGAAGAACACGAGTGGG ACAGTGAAGATTTTGTGATCCCGAGCTTGTCTATTGAGGACTCTGACTTCATTAACAACAATGTTCCTGTAGTGAGGGATCCTAAAGTTCCACCACAG ATAATCAAGGAGGAAGAGAAGATATACTTGGGGCCTCACGGTGCGCCACCTtctcaaaccaaacaaccagaGCTCCCGACGGCTACTGGCTATAAGCAGAAATTGAAGCATAGAGTGAAGGTAGCGGATCGTAAGTTTCGTGGGACAGGGCGAGAAAACAAGGTGGAAACTTTGCGAGAGCTAGTAGGCAGTAAGGTAAGCAACAGTTACAGCACCGGCACCATGTCAAAGGGTTCACCTCGTGATTGGCTCGATCCGCATTGCCATGAATCTCAGTTTGATAAATACTCCCGCTGA
- the LOC120266470 gene encoding uncharacterized protein LOC120266470 isoform X1 encodes MDPSLSQSAPSVEEHEWDSEDFVIPSLSIEDSDFINNNVPVVRDPKVPPQKQIIKEEEKIYLGPHGAPPSQTKQPELPTATGYKQKLKHRVKVADRKFRGTGRENKVETLRELVGSKVSNSYSTGTMSKGSPRDWLDPHCHESQFDKYSR; translated from the exons ATGGATCCGTCTCTGAGCCAATCCGCTCCATCTGTCGAAGAACACGAGTGGG ACAGTGAAGATTTTGTGATCCCGAGCTTGTCTATTGAGGACTCTGACTTCATTAACAACAATGTTCCTGTAGTGAGGGATCCTAAAGTTCCACCACAG AAACAGATAATCAAGGAGGAAGAGAAGATATACTTGGGGCCTCACGGTGCGCCACCTtctcaaaccaaacaaccagaGCTCCCGACGGCTACTGGCTATAAGCAGAAATTGAAGCATAGAGTGAAGGTAGCGGATCGTAAGTTTCGTGGGACAGGGCGAGAAAACAAGGTGGAAACTTTGCGAGAGCTAGTAGGCAGTAAGGTAAGCAACAGTTACAGCACCGGCACCATGTCAAAGGGTTCACCTCGTGATTGGCTCGATCCGCATTGCCATGAATCTCAGTTTGATAAATACTCCCGCTGA
- the LOC120267029 gene encoding oligopeptide transporter 3 yields the protein MASKAPSEETERCPIEEVALVVPETDDPSLPVMTFRAWSLGITSCVLLIFLNTFFTFRTQPLTISAILMQIAVLPIGRFMAATLPNRQVTLFRIWTFNLNPGPFNIKEHVIITIFANCGVSIGGGDAYSIGAITVMKAYYKQTLSFLCGILIVLTTQILGYGWAGMLRRYLVEPVEMWWPSNLAQVSLFRALHEKDAKSKGPTRMQFFLIFFVASFAYYALPGYLFPMLTFFSWVCLVWPHSITAQQIGSGYHGLGVGAFTLDWAGISAYHGSPLVTPFSSILNVAVGFIMFIYIIVPLCYWKFDTFDARKFPIFSNQLFTTTGQKYDTTKILTPDFDLNVAAYENYGKLYLSPLFALSIGSGFARFTATITHVLLFHGSDIWKQSKSAMSSVKLDIHAKLMRNYKQVPQWWFLILLAGSIIFSLLMSFIWKEDVQLPWWGMLFAFGLAWVVTLPIGVIQATTNQQPGYDIIAQFMIGYVLPGKPIANLLFKIYGRISTIHALAFLSDLKLGHYMKIPPRCMYTAQLVGTVIAGIVNLGVAWWMLDSIENICDVESLHPDSPWTCPKYRVTFDASVIWGLVGPGRLFGHGGLYRNLVWLFLIGAVLPVPVWVLSKIFPDKKWIPLINVPVISYGFAGMPPATPTNIASWLITGTIFNYFVFKYRKNWWQKYNYVLSASLDAGTAFMGVLLFFALQNENRNLHWWGASEVLDHCTLASCPTAPGIAVKGCPVF from the exons atggctTCGAAAGCTCCGAGCGAGGAGACGGAGAGGTGCCCAATTGAGGAAGTAGCCCTAGTGGTGCCGGAGACTGATGATCCCTCACTTCCAGTGATGACATTCCGGGCATGGAGTCTGGGTATCACCTCCTGCGTCCTCCTCATCTTCCTCAACACCTTCTTCACTTTCCGGACCCAACCCCTCACCATCTCCGCCATTCTTATGCAAATCGCCGTTCTCCCCATCGGCCGcttcatggccgccactcttcCAAATAGGCAAGTCACCCTTTTCAGAATTTGGACCTTTAACCTAAATCCAGGGCCGTTCAATATCAAGGAGCATGTGATTATCACCATTTTCGCCAATTGTGGGGTTTCTATTGGGGGCGGAGATGCTTACTCCATTGGAGCCATCACCGTCATGAAGGCCTATTATAAGCAAACCCTAAGCTTTCTTTGTGGCATTCTCATTGTCCTCACTACTCAG ATATTGGGATATGGATGGGCTGGAATGCTGAGAAGGTATCTGGTTGAGCCTGTTGAAATGTGGTGGCCTTCTAATCTTGCTCAGGTTTCTCTCTTCAG GGCTCTACATGAGAAGGATGCCAAGTCAAAAGGACCAACAAGGATGCAGTTCTTCCTTATATTCTTTGTGGCGAGCTTTGCTTACTATGCTCTGCCGGGCTATCTCTTCCCCATGTTGACCTTCTTTTCATGGGTGTGCTTGGTGTGGCCTCATAGCATTACTGCTCAGCAAATAGGATCAGGTTATCACGGTCTAGGAGTTGGTGCTTTCACTCTGGACTGGGCTGGCATATCTGCATACCATGGCAGCCCTTTGGTTACTCCATTTTCCTCCATTCTCAATGTAGCTGTCGGTTTCATAATGTTCATCTACATTATAGTTCCTTTGTGCTACTGGAAGTTCGACACTTTCGATGCTCGGAAGTTCCCCATATTCTCCAATCAGCTCTTCACCACCACAGGGCAGAAGTATGATACAACCAAGATATTGACACCAGACTTTGATCTCAATGTAGCAGCATATGAAAATTATGGGAAGCTCTATCTCAGCCCTCTGTTTGCACTGTCTATTGGTTCAGGTTTCGCCCGGTTTACTGCAACCATTACCCATGTCTTACTCTTCCATGGAAG TGATATATGGAAGCAAAGCAAGTCAGCCATGAGTTCTGTGAAGCTGGATATCCATGCCAAGCTCATGAGGAATTACAAGCAAGTTCCTCAGTGGTGGTTCCTTATCCTTTTAGCAGGAAGCATAATTTTCTCACTGTTGATGTCATTCATCTGGAAAGAGGATGTGCAGCTGCCATGGTGGGGCATGCTCTTTGCTTTTGGATTGGCTTGGGTGGTTACTCTTCCCATTGGAGTCATCCAAGCCACCACAAATCAG CAACCTGGGTATGATATTATAGCGCAGTTCATGATTGGTTATGTCCTCCCTGGAAAGCCCATTGCCAACCTCCTGTTCAAGATATATGGACGCATAAGCACTATCCATGCTCTGGCCTTCCTCTCCGACCTCAAGCTCGGCCATTACATGAAAATACCACCCAGATGCATGTACACCGCTCAG CTTGTAGGAACCGTTATAGCAGGGATTGTGAACCTGGGTGTAGCATGGTGGATGTTAGATAGCATTGAGAACATCTGCGACGTGGAATCATTGCATCCTGATAGTCCATGGACTTGTCCTAAATACAGGGTCACCTTTGACGCTTCAGTAATATGGGGGCTCGTTGGTCCCGGTCGGCTTTTCGGTCACGGCGGGCTGTACCGAAACTTAGTGTGGTTGTTCCTCATTGGAGCAGTGCTACCAGTGCCAGTATGGGTGCTCAGCAAGATATTCCCTGACAAGAAGTGGATTCCCCTCATCAATGTGCCTGTGATCTCATACGGGTTCGCCGGCATGCCTCCGGCGACCCCTACAAACATAGCAAGCTGGCTTATCACCGGAACCATCTTCAACTACTTTGTGTTTAAATACAGGAAGAACTGGTGGCAGAAGTACAACTATGTGTTGTCAGCTTCACTGGATGCAGGGACAGCGTTTATGGGGGTCTTGCTCTTCTTTGCGCTCCAGAATGAAAACAGAAACTTGCACTGGTGGGGTGCCAGCGAAGTTCTTGATCACTGCACACTGGCATCATGCCCCACCGCACCTGGAATTGCCGTCAAAGGATGCCCCGTGTTCTAG